aaaagaagagatacaacttgtgcaaatgatgtccaatacacaatgcaatatttttgggtcccaaagaatattgccaacaaagtctacactttgcaaagatacttatgcttatatgagatggactccatttaacaaaataatggccatattacataAAAGATCATTTCAGACGCGACATTAAACTGAAAAAAGAAAGTTCATAAATGATGAAAAATCGATTGAATGCCTTAATTGTCATTACTCGGCAGGAAGATTACCATATATGTAAGATTAAACGATTTGCATTTGCAAGATGTAGCGTGAAATGTTATGCCTTTGCAGATTAGTATGTTGTGTATTGAAGTAGCAACCAAGAGAGATCCTTCGACTCATGTGTTTTCGTAATAAAATTTTTATGATAATCTGTTTCTCCACCTAAATTTAAGATAATGCTGTATTGAGACCGTACAGTGTTTAGAAATACTGGATTTTCCTTTTCACACATTTTTAAGAGAACTGGCAGTTCTTCCCTGCaggcacttttttttttttttttttcaaaaagtgAGTTTTTCTGTTTAGACATAAGTGTTTCGTCAATTTAAATGCAGAAAAAAAGAACTATTTACCACTTTCTTCGAATGCGTCAATAAACATCATCATCTCCTCTCCCGTAAGGCCAGACAGGAAGCAAATTCGTGGAAGCTGTTTAGCGATCTGCATAAATGATACCTCCTCATTAGAGTAACGATGAGTCTGTTGCTTAGGCAAGCAATTTCCGTTTCTTATGACAGTTTATTAACTCAGGAGAAGGCACGGATAAGCATATACTAAAACAACAACAGCACGGCAATTACATGATAGTTGGGGCCGGCTTTATGAATACTCAATATCCTATGTCGCTCCATTTGGAACTGCTTCATTTTGATACTCAATAGTCTGTGGTTCTTTAACAGAGGGCTCTCGACATTTTCTACTGACATACAAATCCAATGGTAACCTATTGCAATGATCAGCATTAAGGTCAGTAATCTTTCAGTTTGAAACACTACTTGTTGGATTAACTGAATTGCTAGACTACAATATCTCGATATTATTtacaaaatctccaaaattttaAGCATCATAAAACTATTTTTTATATACTACACAAGTTAAATGTTTATTAAATAACATATAAACGGAAAACTTAAGGTGCTGTTGCTCCTAGACTGAGCACGTAAAACTAAGTTATTGTACTTTAATACATAGGGATTTTATTGTACTATTTGGGACGCTTACAtgagtttttgaagaaaaacgaGTCAGAACATGCATACCTTCAAACCTGGGGTCAGGAAGAAAAATGCTGATATACACTCATAAGAGGCTCTAGCCTATTTCCACAGACCAAGGAGGCTGTAATATGCTTTTTTAACTTAAAAAGTTACAAAAATTAAGCAGTATATTCACATGTTCTGCAGAACAAACTTAGGGCTTAGGTTTCGAATCATAATGTTTGCAAGCTGTATCTTctatttactattttatttttggtaaCCGAGAAATCCACTGTTTACAAGTTTCGAAACTCAGTGTAAATAGACCCGTCTTGTATTGTCTCCACTTAAATACTATGATTGGCTCACCAGCCAGGACTCGAACTCGTGACGTGTGCTTACCATACATCATGCCATGTGCTACCTTTGCCATTTAACCAAATCCCTGGGGGCTCTTCAGtttactatttttttcttcttctactgAAAAATGTTTGTTTCTCGAAAAACTGAAGCTCAAAGCACGGCCAAACACTAGTTATATTCATCCATGATCATGTCAACAGTGGGTGTATGCAATGGTGTGTGCCATTATAGTACTAGATATAAGAAGATAATCTCACATCTCAATGCAGAAGCACAATGATCTATCAAAGAATTCAGTTGACTGACCTTTGAAGCATCCAAATTGGGCTGTTTCGTATTCATTGCTTCCCAAAGTGAGCGAGAAATCATGTCTTCAGTACAAAAAATGACCTGCAGCATATATGCTTATTAAATGTAACTTCGAATTGAAATTCAAGAAAATGACATTTAGAAATGCACAATACCATCAACTACATGAAATTTCTAGTTAAACAAAAAGAAGCATACAAGAGCAATGAGATGTCTAGTGAAATTTACTTGAAGGAATTCACCATCCATCTCCTTCAGAAGTTGCTGTATCTGCAACAAGGTAAGCGTATCAGGATCAGTTATGGATTCTAATGAATATCTAGGACGCAATTTTAGTTACTGTTCTAAGTTTTTTTCCAACAAGCATGCTGCACTGACCCCAAAATTACTAGCATTAAGAGGGAACCTAAACAAAAGAGGAAGATCTAGAAGGAAAAAGCAGTTGGGAAGAGTGACCTAATAAATTCCTCAGCATATGAAAAAGAAAATGCAGTTCATCCTTCTATGAATATCAAATGAAAAATAATACAGACACTCTATGAATATGTAATCATCCTTGTGTTATAGTTTATCAAAATTGAATTTACCTTTGCTGCCTCGTCCACTTCAAATCCCAGCAACAACAAAGCCTGTGTAATTGGTAATTCACGAGGTGTTGATTTAAGATTATAAATTGAGCAAAGTATACCAGAAAATCACCAAATATGTGCTAATCTTTCTAGAAAACTTTTAGCTTGAAAGGATAACATTTGAAGGCCATCCCAAAATCGCCATCATGTATTGGCTCTTATACACCATAGTATACAGTCATTAAAGCAAGATATCCTTCCCTTTGCAGTAACTTCTTCTCTAGAACAAAAATAAATTTTGATACGTCTTAGAAGATACAGAAAACTCAAAAATTTCAGCTCCTTCAGAAATGCCAAGAAGTTCGAATTCTGATAGCTGATTTCAACatttaaaaatgaaaatattacacACATTTATGTCCATGTTTGTGTCCATAACAAAATGATAAAATACAGATAGAAATGCTCTCACTCATTAAATTAGTACTCAAATGAGCTCCACATAGgaaaaagaagataaagaagcTGTCCGCAACTTAGGCAAAGAAATACTCTATTGTACTGCATTCGATAACGAGTTGCACATCTTCTTCGCCAGATATTAAGCAGGACACTTGTTGAGCCCTAGATATGTAATTCTCTCCACTTATATTTCCTTGGTTGAGAATATAACTAAAAACATgcattttctcacacaatttcaTAGCAGTTCCCACATATCTTGTTCCTATTGGAAGTTGCTTTTTTAGAGGATCAACCAAAACAAATGGAAAGATGAAAAGAAATGACTGATGCTACTGTAAAATAACTAACCAGAACTTACAGGTGGACCATATTTTGGATATTCAGGATTTACAGAAACAAACTTAGATTCTTCATCAGTAATCTCAGAGGGAAGGCCTGAAAAAGAGGGCATTGCGTTAGAACGAAATGGTGAACAGAAATTGAATGAACAACAAAAACAGATGCCAAATAGGCAAAAGTTATTCAAATAAACAGTGGCTTCAAAACCTCATCTACAAAGTTAATGATAGAAAATAACATGACGAAAGATAGAAACTCATTTGAAAACATGGATTGTTATAGCTAATTCTATTTAACCATAAATTCAGGGGATCATAATGTGTAGATCCCTCTAGCTTTTGTAtatttaattataaattttgcATCAAATCTCAACACTAACAGATATATGTTATTAGATATAAAATTCCTCTCATATTGATAAACCTATTCGCTGTATCGAGGTGCCAATTATCAGCTTTTGGAGTTAAATTAGAATTACATGAAACgttcttttaaaaaaattatacgtTTAGAAACTCTAAGAAAAGTACAAGTTGTTGTTCTTCCCTTTTTCCTAATGACAAGAAAGATTATGTGAAAAGGTAAGTAAAAATTGTTTGGTTGATTCTCAGGAAGCAAAATAAGAGAACAATTTGAAATAAAAAGATCTTTTTTTAAAACTAGAAACCTGGTTCTACCCCTACCTTTACTGTCACAATCCTATATCCTCGAGCATCAAGCCACCTATTGTAATGTACCAATCAAATGGAAATCAAGCAGAACTTCAGTTCCTGATATAATGTCAAAGTCGGCAAATCTATTACTACCATTGTAGCTATCTAGTATTTCACACTTGGCATTTGCTACACCTAAACTAGGATGTTTCAGATGTTGCATTAAACATGTGCACAAAATCTGCATTAAAAACAATTAGATCTAGTATGTCGTCATCAGTAGCAATTTGAAGCCATTCTTACTTCTAATAAAAGGAGTTGATCATGGACTATTGGTAAGCCAGGGACGGATCTAGAGTTTAGGTTACAGGTTAGGCCGAACCCAATAGTTTTGGTCCAAATCCTGTATTTGTCTTAtgaaattcattgaatatgtacaaattattaattttagaacccaataacttaaaaaaactagaatcctGAACCCGTAAGCTTCAAATCCTGCATCCGCCTCTGGCCGCATTAAACAAGAAGTTTGAGTACATTATTGAAGGTAGTTGGAGATAATTAAAAGTAAAAGTGGAAACTTTTACAGAGTGGAACAGATAGTTAAAGAAATCACTCATACATATAACATAAAAAGATTAGTTTAAATTGCTAGACTCTATTAGATCTCAAAACATTTTACTCCCCCATCATATTTTACATGACACTATATATCACTATTTAGCGAATCAAACTTTTCCTTTACCACAATTCTTTCAAATGTTTCCTAAATACTTTTAGATTATAATTTCTAGTACTGTTAgattataaataattttttgagccgagagtctttcggaaatagcctctctactccctcgTGATAGGGGTAAAGTCTTCGTATACActacctccccagaccccactagtgggttTTACTGGTCGTCGTTGCTGTTGTTGTTTATGTAGTTTCCAAATAAGAAAATTTATCTCCAATAGCTGTTGAAACCATGTCCAAAATTGACACCAAAAAGGAATTTTTTGACCCTCCTAATCCTAACCCCATCATTCTTTATCTTATGAAGCCACAATCTTGCACTCTTAAAAATATCAATTCTTTAACCAAAATACAAACTCAATCTCTCAAGTGGGAAAAGAAAAGCGGTATATTTCATATGAACAAAAGAACAAGAATTTAGAtgcaaaaataaagaaggagaaaGACAACATAAAAGTAGACTTACCATCAGAAGCTGCTGCTATGGGAAAGTGTTGCTTAAGCCTCAAATGGTGGCCATTTTGGGTGGAGAAAAAAGCTGTGATATGGGAATTCTTGAtataatttgataaaattggttgCTTATTACAGTGCAATCTACAGAAGAAGTTTCCATAGGTTAAGCTGATTGAAGAAGATGCCATCACTTATCTTTTCCACCCTTTATTTCTCTATCTATTTGCTTACAACTAAGTAGTAGTGCTATTTACCGTTAAGAGCGTTATCTGTTTGCTgttctttttctaatttttttcatGACTGTTCTTTTTAAGTTTTGTGTCACACACAATTGTAAATTCTTTTGTTCCCACCCCGGTGTCCACTATTTTAATTGGGTCCGACTAAATCCGAATTAGTACCGGAAAGATCTTCGTTGGCGGTTAAAACGCTCTCTAACAAAGGCGACTCCATAGTTAGAGTTCGAACCCGAAACTTTTAGTGAAGAATGAAATAGTACTTATCATTCCACCACAACCCTTGTTAGTCACAAATGTAAAATCACTATAACTATAAATTCTTgtctattttcttttttctctttataGTGAAAATTTCaatttacaacttcaaataaaatgtTCATTGTTTGGCTCAACGTATTACAGTGGCTTTTTTTTTTCCCACAATGGCTTTTTTGACTAACCATtttgtttcttccttttttttttctttttttgcttaCTCTTCTcattttttaagaatttatttctaaaataaaagttaaacatTATCAATTTGTATTTTCTACTTCTACCACAAAtatattttgagaagtattttctATATATTTATCAATATTTAAACATTTATATTTTAGGAAGTTTTGCCTATAAGTGGCATATAAGTCAGACAATTTATTTTTAGGAAGTATTgatgagaaaataataaaaatggtcCCTTATGATTTAAAGTATGTTTGAAATTGTCATTAAATATACTCCTAGACCAGTTATGGTCTATTAAGTTCGGCAAAAGTGAGTACTTTTGATCTTCTTCATATATTTAAAAAAACTTAATTGTTAGATTTAGCGATAATTATGGAAAAAGTAAGATTAACAAAAATTCAAATTTAGAGGTGTAAATTTTTTCATTTTCTGCTATTCTTCTTTTTATCTATTTCTGTTGTTtagtttattttttaagatgtaatttCTGCTATTTTGTGAATTTCTTATGTTAGTTTTCCATGTTGCAGTTTCTCGGAATTCACTTGACTTTTCTGATTTTTACGGTTAATTTCTGCTACTTTTGACAAACTTATCGGGCCAAAATATTTGAGGAGTATATTCGAGGTACTATTGTAATATAGTTTGatttattataaaatttaagaaaaataataagacttttgaaacttatggtCATAAAAGCTTAAAGCATAAAAAAAAAATGGGCCATAATATTTATGTGGTCATGAAATTGGGTGAATGACACAGttacccaaaaaaataaaatgatttaCCCTTATCTACCTATATATTTTTctacccatcaaactaattacATTTCCTACCCATGATAGTTTTTGTgggaattttctcttttttctccaatTCTTTTTTATCTCAATGCttctttccttttttccttttttctttcttttttctcgttttcttcttatttttttctttttccacttttatttatatatttttgcccaaatcgtattattgttatttttaccataacttatttcacactcaattttgactccttctttatttattttctttttatttatttatttattttatttcttgttcTTTTTCTAATTCCACGTGATTGCCATGCAAACCGTGATCTCCTTCCCTACAAATATCAGTACACACTCTaccattagcagtaacacaaCCAGTTATGGAGCAAAACATAATCTACAGCAACCAAATCtccatatatactagttagaatagaaatgataataaaatattaaaaaatgcaataaaagtataagtagcaaaaaagacttctagtaccatatgatatcaatatggtatacatgtataccaatagagtatatgattgctctagaatattgctacaactatctgcgactatactactgtaccaaaacattaaaggatgcaataagAGTATGAGAAATTACATGCtcgcattgcaagctaaatattcgcAAAGCAACTTGCTCATTCCGTATACTAACatggtatatagttgtatggggtcgttccaataattgcctataactataaaaactattacataatacacataatctatgtccatcggcacaaaaaaattccagcactccaaatcatgttcatataaataattcaagaatagaattcacttaaaatgcagctaaaacaaccaaaaaaatgtttaaactaccatatgataccaatatggcatataactataccaacatggtatacgATTTTACTGGTTAATTTCTGGcaactatatgactatactactattacatagcacacatgcataaagagaaaaataaaaaaaatagtgtaccgcctattaatataataaagtatttcaagatattgtaatatattactattattaaaagaaaatcaaatagtgtaccaattaaatgcagttaatacaaccaaaaaaagaTTCAACTAACATAtaataccaatatagtatatagttatactaatagggtatatagttgtacggggtcgttccaacaactgcatataactataaaaactattacataatacacaaaatctatgtccataagtacaagaaaatccaacacaGCAAAATATGATCATCTAAATTATTTCAGAATAGAATTTACTTAAAAATGTAggtaaaacaaccaaaaaatatttcaaCTACCATGTGATACTaatatgacatataattataccaaaTAGGGTATACAGTTCTACTAATTAATTCCAGGCAACTATATATGATTAcactactattacataatacacatgcataaagagaaaaatcaaaaaaatagtgtaccacatattaatataataatatatttcatgatattgtactataatactattatataaaacaaacgcataaagaaaaaatcaaaatgattacataatacatatgcataaaggaaaataataaaaaaatcaagatattgtactattctactattactaaagaaaaatcatacagtgtaccaattaaatataGCTAATACAACCCAAAAAGGTtccaactaacatatgataccagTATAGTATATGAATATACCAACAGGGTATACAGTTGTAAGCTAAGA
This sequence is a window from Nicotiana tomentosiformis chromosome 5, ASM39032v3, whole genome shotgun sequence. Protein-coding genes within it:
- the LOC104100689 gene encoding uncharacterized protein isoform X3, giving the protein MASSSISLTYGNFFCRLHCNKQPILSNYIKNSHITAFFSTQNGHHLRLKQHFPIAAASDGLPSEITDEESKFVSVNPEYPKYGPPALLLLGFEVDEAAKIQQLLKEMDGEFLQVNFTRHLIALVIFCTEDMISRSLWEAMNTKQPNLDASKIAKQLPRICFLSGLTGEEMMMFIDAFEESGLEDPVFAALVQNSADKPLQELIDEIMGDHELLSARNSS
- the LOC104100689 gene encoding uncharacterized protein isoform X1 — its product is MASSSISLTYGNFFCRLHCNKQPILSNYIKNSHITAFFSTQNGHHLRLKQHFPIAAASDGLPSEITDEESKFVSVNPEYPKYGPPALLLLGFEVDEAAKIQQLLKEMDGEFLQVNFTRHLIALVIFCTEDMISRSLWEAMNTKQPNLDASKIAKQLPRICFLSGLTGEEMMMFIDAFEESALCHVENTSSIGLWSYSCFFTGLEDPVFAALVQNSADKPLQELIDEIMGDHELLSARNSS
- the LOC104100689 gene encoding uncharacterized protein isoform X4; its protein translation is MASSSISLTYGNFFCRLHCNKQPILSNYIKNSHITAFFSTQNGHHLRLKQHFPIAAASDGLPSEITDEESKFVSVNPEYPKYGPPALLLLGFEVDEAAKIQQLLKEMDGEFLQVIFCTEDMISRSLWEAMNTKQPNLDASKIAKQLPRICFLSGLTGEEMMMFIDAFEESGLEDPVFAALVQNSADKPLQELIDEIMGDHELLSARNSS
- the LOC104100689 gene encoding uncharacterized protein isoform X2 is translated as MASSSISLTYGNFFCRLHCNKQPILSNYIKNSHITAFFSTQNGHHLRLKQHFPIAAASDGLPSEITDEESKFVSVNPEYPKYGPPALLLLGFEVDEAAKIQQLLKEMDGEFLQVIFCTEDMISRSLWEAMNTKQPNLDASKIAKQLPRICFLSGLTGEEMMMFIDAFEESALCHVENTSSIGLWSYSCFFTGLEDPVFAALVQNSADKPLQELIDEIMGDHELLSARNSS